In the Acropora muricata isolate sample 2 chromosome 10, ASM3666990v1, whole genome shotgun sequence genome, one interval contains:
- the LOC136930394 gene encoding uncharacterized protein produces the protein MNISKHLLENLVQVSVFPKAFSVENISQILVLDDKLVSETVTVKTSMVGCSLLQSTGNEMYNLHPLVRQYCRTEQNVLEMEPDIAMGAISSSKNARKTQWTHDGRNCLEVESSADEKAVAVHVTNSNSVLDYLYKVLSPPGKCLHFYEKCNDIARDYGDRRRLADNLNAPGSLHLSKVAHLKDLRTEEKFMAVYKHTFGDHPWAATIMTLIVNSRKALAGEKIGSAEEMSREALNLRKRLLDVDWNIAQSHLLLSDALWLQNNFESVLEELDKLSKLKKDVLGEDYDST, from the exons ATGAATATCTCCAAACACCTATTAGAAAATCTTGTTCAAGTATCAGTATTCCCAAAGGCATTTTCTGTCGAGAATATCAGCCAAATTCTTGTCCTTGACGACAAACTGGTGTCCGAGACAGTCACGGTTAAAACATCAATGGTGGGTTGCTCTCTTCTACAAAGCACAGGAAATGAGATGTATAACTTGCACCCATTGGTCCGTCAATACTGCAGGACTGAACAGAATGTCCTGGAGATGGAGCCGGACATTG CAATGGGGGCCATTTCATCGTCTAAAAATGCAAGGAAAACACAATGGACGCACGATGGCCGCAACTGTTTGGAGGTGGAAAGTAGCGCTGATGAAAAGGCAGTTGCCGTTCATGTAACGAATAGTAATTCAGTGCTAGACTACTTGTATAAGGTCTTATCACCGCCAGGCAAGTGTTTACACTTTTATGAAAAGTGCAATGATATCGCTAGGGATTACGGGGACAGAAGGAGACTTGCCGACAATCTAAACGCACCGGGTTCTCTACACCTGAGTAAGGTCGCTCACCTAAAAG ATTTGCGaacggaagagaaatttatggCTGTTTATAAACATACATTTGGTGACCACCCTTGGGCCGCCACGATTATGACACTAATTGTAAACTCGAGGAAAGCTCTAGCGGGCGAAAAAATTGGTAGCGCTGAAGAAATGAGCAGAGAAGCCTTAAACCTGCGGAAGAGGTTATTGGACGTAGATTGGAATATTGCTCAGTCACATCTTTTACTCAGCGATGCGTTATGGCTTCAAAACAATTTCGAATCGGTTCTTGAGGAACTTGACAAGCTttcgaaattaaaaaaagacgtTTTAGGGGAAGACTACGACAGCACTTAA
- the LOC136931134 gene encoding uncharacterized protein, protein MDSGNPAFLSLLLSIGHDLTGEDFENLKFLCQGTVPASRLENISRPRELFLEIIHCCGLSEQNKSPLASLLFHIARHDLRNRLLGIEGGAITRAFNYWGGIPCRVPNFVGRKGQCSAVVEKLDQSDYCRIVSITGPPGFGKSAIAIQVGHELISQGKTNVYYVSLRDLRSLNGLVNSLLGALQIIASKEPIQQAKNYLQRLSKHSLIILDNAEDLLIPPVKDKFCRFIEDLAETALSVKILITSRQSITFFSVDTFSLCLDSLCPDHGRELLMLLDPNVSEDDAKQLACHCGGVPLVLRTTGALLLKGVDAKALISEFQKSPVSTLKSFSLNSLSHEHQLFNCLGICFDRLGADQQVALISLAVFPTTFTACDAQFLFRDHSKYNLQILLQDLVDNSMLQFDFLSKQYYVHSIIQSFCLDRVSQEASLSPTLESARKLFNIHYLMLLKELYALFLGKGCLKATEKFLINRRNIRQALNSSLLDPELEEMCIDTATAVCPLLAKMLRKEKFLSVYGQFTALCKANGDKKRYSDCLTAEAYCILSHCACHLPCPSAVAGFKEADNLQKGLGDDSSTMRAICLSKLGRCHGQSKDLEQAIPLIKRAIEIRENLKDEVFVAVGFKDLGAAYAFNDAHKEANEIRKEKSLPVYLDLLGDHPFTATLMEDMGASYLELGDYDNSIKFIREALRMRKQSLGDHQETARSYHDLGMALAVQGYFTEALGVLSSALAIQDKVLGNHQETTRTHRQIAHVLKKLGRDEEARTEELMAHQRALSINEPQPEN, encoded by the exons ATGGATTCAGGAAACCCTGCGTTTCTCTCTTTACTTCTCTCTATTGGCCATGATCTCACTGGGGAGgattttgaaaacttgaaatttcttTGTCAAGGAACAGTACCAGCTAGTCGCCTTGAAAACATCAGTCGTCCTCGTGAGCTCTTTCTTGAGATCATACACTGCTGTGGTCTAAGCGAGCAAAACAAAAGTCCGTTAGCATCGTTACTCTTTCACATAGCTCGGCATGACCTAAGAAATCGACTCCTTGGTATTGAAG GTGGTGCCATAACAAGAGCTTTTAACTACTGGGGTGGAATCCCTTGCAGAGTTCCAAATTTTGTTGGTCGTAAAGGACAGTGTTCTGCTGTTGTGGAAAAACTTGATCAAAGTGACTATTGCAGGATTGTGTCCATCACTGGTCCACCTGGCTTTGGCAAGTCTGCAATTGCCATACAAGTAGGACATGAACTTATTTCACAAGGGAAAACAAATGTGTACTATGTTTCACTCAGAGACTTAAGGTCATTGAATGGTTTGGTCAATTCTCTTCTTGGAGCTCTCCAAATTATAGCCAGCAAAGAACCTATACAACAGGCAAAGAATTATCTACAAAGGTTAAGCAAGCATTCTCTTATCATTCTTGATAATGCAGAAGATTTACTGATTCCACCTGTGAAAGATAAGTTTTGTCGTTTTATTGAAGATCTAGCAGAAACTGCTCTTAGTGTTAAAATCCTCATAACCTCTCGTCAGTCAATAACATTCTTCTCTGTAGACACTTTCTCACTGTGCCTTGATTCGCTTTGTCCAGATCATGGGAGGGAGTTACTAATGCTGCTTGATCCAAATGTGAGTGAAGATGATGCAAAACAGCTTGCTTGTCATTGTGGTGGTGTCCCATTAGTGCTTAGAACTACAGGGGCCCTTCTGTTGAAAGGAGTAGATGCCAAAGCACTGATCAGTGAATTTCAAAAGAGCCCAGTATCAACCCTCAAGTCATTTAGTCTTAATTCTCTGTCCCATGAGCACCAGCTTTTCAACTGTCTTGGGATCTGTTTCGACAGGCTTGGTGCTGACCAGCAAGTGGCTCTTATATCTTTGGCAGTGTTCCCGACAACATTTACAGCATGTGATGCTCAGTTCCTTTTCAGGGACCATTCCAAATATAATTTGCAAATCTTGCTTCAAGACCTTGTTGATAACTCCATGCTACAGTTTGATTTCTTGTCAAAGCAGTATTATGTTCACAGCATTATCCAATCATTTTGCCTTGATCGAGTTTCCCAAGAAGCTAGTTTGTCTCCAACTCTTGAATCAGCGAGGAAGCTGTTCAATATTCACTATTTGATGTTGTTGAAAGAGCTATATGCACTTTTCTTGGGCAAAGGATGTCTCAAGGCAACTGAGAAGTTCCTAATTAATCGACGGAACATTAGACAGGCTTTGAACAGCTCTCTGCTTGACCCTGAGTTGGAGGAAATGTGCATTGATACAGCAACTGCTGTTTGCCCATTATTAGCCAAAATGCTGCGTAAAGAAAAGTTTCTTTCAGTTTATGGTCAATTTACAGCTCTCTGTAAAGCAAATGGAGACAAAAAGCGTTACAGTGATTGTTTGACTGCAGAAGCATATTGCATCCTTTCTCATTGTGCTTGTCATCTTCCCTGTCCTTCGGCTGTGGCTGGCTTCAAAGAAGCTGACAATTTGCAAAAAGGGCTAGGAGATGACTCATCAACAATGCGTGCAATTTGTTTAAGTAAACTTGGTCGCTGTCATGGGCAGTCAAAGGATCTTGAACAAGCCATTCCACTTATTAAAAGGGCCATTGAGATCAGGGAGAACCTCAAAGAtgaggtttttgttgctgttggaTTCAAAGATTTAGGAG CTGCTTATGCATTCAATGATGCACATAAGGAAGCTAATGAAATAAGGAAGGAGAAGTCTCTTCCGGTGTATCTTGATTTACTTGGTGACCATCCTTTCACCGCCACTTTAATGGAAGACATGGGAGCATCGTACTTGGAACTTGGAGACTATGATAACTCAATCAAGTTCATTCGTGAGGCATTGCGTATGAGAAAACAATCTCTTGGGGATCACCAAGAAACTGCACGATCATATCACGACCTAGGAATG GCGTTAGCAGTGCAAGGATACTTCACCGAGGCACTGGGTGTGTTGAGCAGTGCACTTGCCATCCAAGACAAGGTTCTTGGAAATCATCAGGAGACAACACGTACTCATAGACAGATTGCTCATGTTCTGAAAAAGCTTGGACGTGACGAAGAGGCTAGAACAGAGGAGCTGATGGCTCATCAAAGAGCTTTATCCATTAATGAACCCCAACCTGAAAACTAA
- the LOC136931133 gene encoding uncharacterized protein, with protein sequence MGAFFKLQRNIYNKRMDAAKELETCRLLSTQESSFVGRSASQRDPNVDAVMNGKQTPMVESNDLSIADTGDNHADIQTLQPIDTFSSGLLLVWGCGEFGQHGHGHKGDVHCADALGSPLWFGQDRMVLKVACGSSHTLVLTDDNMIYSWGNSNSGQLGMGNTETNPHPRALHLAVSSGTKMKGIACGTRHSFVWTQQGDCFSFGNNYSAQLGYDFRKPDYKENQLCPLFVDTLLHRQVSQVACGARHSLFLFTNGQVAAVGVNSKGQIGCGNTADVVCPKTIVDLSSISHIACGNCHSLAADVDGSVYAWGYGKAFGSKTDGLSPSHVYKTNEGDTVSDIAGGDSHSLILLSCGAVYSWGNNFEGQLGQGKIVKFLSKPKELCYSLLPGKVVSISVGETTCAAVTEDGKLYMWGKNSSQMIRDDKNSRHFQFEPQLVSLGIWKGLKVSVGSWHVACVVSASPLNNASNDRELYSKTSDTVSHTSSSEACVVSPLCSNPIQDCLNSVDYTFPTDNEMNLSQREECQSYDQGTSHSGSKMSCDLAVNNIFPVMLKDSGKELKSGRFAECPLDLQQLNGSDLHKTKDDRDTVNRLTTAYLLKDCDFEEKPSIANSFELEPINHLNMDITCEEAKPSEFLTGGEIRGAEISTTHQTVTRAISKASKGDKMSQRDFDSFENESFTSARGCSAEDVEPTTNTATSYGQLSSKESKHLNFSTVACLERQQDLNCEDKKEVIEEHRATDHLTAEIACNSSLKTDFSVTPHNPSLDDVTSCHQGLENGLKQSRPCAVHTADRGHLNRERRSARLLRRRTSLETEYHLPHQPVHRVDINLRSQVLRTRPRPPMDRTQSSPSLFSSNSTTSPTNLRHNSALSVKAPRPPLVKTVSDHSLSPRPPTRSTRRFLPLKPVFSSGTSWRKRK encoded by the exons ATGGGAGCTTTCTTCAAGCttcaaagaaatatttacaACAAGAGAATGGACGCTGCAAAAGAATTAGAGACATGCAGATTATTAAGTACGCAAGAATCAAGCTTTGTGGGACGAAGTGCGTCTCAACGAGACCCAAATGTTGATGCCGTTatgaatggtaaacaaacaccAATGGTAGAGAGTAACGATCTATCGATCGCAGATACTGGAGACAACCATGCAGATATTCAGACATTGCAACCAATTGACACTTTTTCAAGTGGGCTCCTTTTAGTATGGGGCTGTGGAGAATTTGGCCAGCATGGCCATGGGCACAAAGGGGATGTCCATTGTGCTGATGCTCTTGGAAGTCCCTTATGGTTTGGTCAAGACAGAATGGTACTTAAGGTTGCTTGTGGATCAAGTCACACTCTAGTTCTCACAG ATGACAACATGATCTACAGTTGGGGAAACAGTAACAGTGGCCAGCTGGGAATGGGAAACACTGAAACCAACCCACATCCACGTGCATTGCACCTTGCTGTGTCATCAGGTACAAAGATGAAAGGAATTGCCTGTGGTACAAGGCACAGTTTTGTATGGACCCAACAGGGAGACTGCTTTAGTTTTGGAAACAACTACAGTGCTCAGTTAGGCTATGATTTCAGAAAGCCTGATTACAAGGAAAACCAG CTCTGTCCACTGTTTGTGGACACTTTGTTACATCGTCAAGTGTCTCAAGTTGCCTGTGGTGCACGgcattcattatttttattcacaaaTGGTCAAGTAGCGGCAGTAGGAGTGAACAGCAAAGGTCAAATTGGGTGTGGAAATACAGCAGATGTTGTTTGTCCCAAGACTATCGTAGATTTGTCATCAATATCACATATTGCATGTGGCAACTGTCATTCTCTGGCTGCAGATG TCGATGGCAGCGTCTATGCTTGGGGATATGGCAAAGCATTTGGTTCAAAAACAGATGGTTTATCGCCATCACATGTGTACAAAACCAATGAAGGTGATACAGTCAGTGACATTGCTGGTGGAGATTCACACTCGCTTATTCTACTTTCATGTGGTGCTGTTTATTCTTGGGGTAACAATTTTGAG GGCCAGCTCGGACAGGGAAAGATAGTGAAGTTCCTCAGTAAGCCAAAGGAATTATGCTACTCATTGCTTCCAGGAAAGGTAGTCAGTATATCTGTGGGTGAAACCACCTGTGCCGCAGTCACGG AGGATGGAAAATTATACATGTGGGGAAAAAATTCCAGCCAAATGATTCGTGATGATAAAAACAGTCGACATTTCCAGTTTGAACCTCAACTTGTGTCCTTGGGAATATGGAAAGGTTTAAAA GTTTCTGTTGGATCTTGGCATGTTGCGTGTGTAGTATCTGCCTCTCCCTTAAACAACGCAAGCAATGACCGTGAGCTTTACTCCAAAACAAGTGACACAGTCTCCCATACTTCTTCTAGTGAAGCTTGTGTTGTTTCGCCACTTTGCTCTAACCCAATCCAAGACTGCCTAAATTCTGTTGATTATACATTTCCTACCGATAATGAAATGAATTTGAGTCAAAGAGAGGAGTGCCAGAGTTATGATCAAGGAACTTCACATAGCGGGAGTAAAATGAGTTGTGATTTAGCGGTGAACAACATTTTTCCAGTCATGTTAAAAGATTCTGGGAAGGAATTGAAGAGTGGAAGATTTGCAGAATGTCCCCTTGATTTGCAACAGTTAAATGGTTCCGATTTGCACAAAACAAAAGACGACCGTGATACTGTTAATAGGTTAACTACCGCTTACCTTTTAAAGGATTGTGACTTTGAAGAAAAGCCCTCAATTGCAAATTCGTTTGAGTTGGAACCCATTAACCATTTGAATATGGACATCACATGCGAGGAAGCAAAGCCTTCTGAGTTTTTGACAGGCGGTGAAATCAGGGGAGCGGAAATCAGTACGACCCACCAGACTGTAACACGGGCTATCTCCAAAGCGAGTAAAGGCGACAAAATGTCACAAAGAGATTTTGATAGCTTTGAGAATGAAAGTTTTACCTCAGCCAGAGGTTGCTCGGCAGAAGACGTTGAACCCACGACAAACACTGCTACTTCTTATGGACAGCTTTCTTCCAAAGAAAGCAAACATTTAAATTTTTCAACCGTTGCTTGTCTTGAAAGACAACAAGATTTAAATTGCGAGGACAAAAAAGAAGTGATAGAAGAACACAGAGCAACAGATCATCTTACTGCAGAAATAGCCTGCAACAGTAGTCTTAAAACAGACTTTTCAGTGACTCCGCACAATCCATCTCTCGATGATGTCACATCATGTCATCAAGGTTTGGAAAATGGTTTAAAACAAAGTCGACCTTGTGCAGTTCATACTGCTGACCGAGGGCACTTAAACCGAGAGAGGAGATCTGCCAGATTACTACGCCGCCGGACATCTCTTGAAACG GAATACCATTTGCCCCATCAGCCTGTGCACAGAGTGGACATTAACCTTCGATCTCAAGTTCTCCGGACTCGCCCTCGCCCTCCTATGGATCGAACTCAATCTAGCCCCAGTCTCTTCTCCTCAAACTCAACCACAAGTCCAACCAATCTGCGTCATAACAGTGCACTCTCAGTGAAAGCACCCAGGCCACCCCTGGTTAAGACAGTTAGTGATCACAGTCTCTCCCCCAGACCCCCCACCCGCTCAACGAGGCGCTTTCTCCCTTTAAAACCTGTATTCTCATCTGGAACATCGTGGAGAAAGAGAAAGTAG